In Nicotiana tabacum cultivar K326 chromosome 11, ASM71507v2, whole genome shotgun sequence, a single window of DNA contains:
- the LOC142165960 gene encoding uncharacterized protein LOC142165960, producing MRDNGSMHNPNLPNMMPHPINFIIWNIRGGNNDAFSVNFREMIDTHKPSVVTLLETRMENHVSLLNDFPFIQMIEVPTEGQSGGMVILWKSDVVIVKDFVRRNQEIHANIDVRPLNISWLFSSIYASTKVANKNNLWSNIEGIYKHYKGLWLLGGDFNDTFCMDDKFGGRIINSRHSSRLWSTVNHCNLFDLGFKGYKYTRSNHRRKSNKLIMERLDIIFANDNWMSLFPKAMVVHLPKTHSDHSPLLLQLFPNNIFHNGKPFRLESICCRHPDFVNIVRTSWQTNDLPKAQQIFKEKIIPWKNDTFGDIFKKKKKILLARLDGIKNSPKYHTSSFLMNLETTLQHEYNALLKMEEDFWKLRSRISWCNEGDANTRFFHSMDTNRKRINSIMYFKDEEGNWITDAKSILEHTFNYFNNSYKTSKTISKMASFKNQKDSFKTNNLITLDNPMTKEEIRKAIFSFKPFKALCPDGIHPFFYQRYWNIMGDSVIKFCQDAFE from the coding sequence ATGAGGGACAATGGTAGCATGCACAACCCTAATCTCCCTAATATGATGCCTCATCcgattaattttatcatttggaacATAAGGGGTGGTAATAATGATGCTTTTAGCGTAAACTTTAGAGAAATGATCGATACCCATAAACCCAGTGTTGTCACCTTACTGGAGACTCGTATGGAAAACCACGTATCTCTCCTTAATGACTTCCCCTTTATTCAAATGATCGAAGTCCCAACTGAGGGACAGTCTGGAGGAATGGTCATTCTATGGAAATCAGACGTGGTTATAGTTAAAGACTTTGTGAGAAGGAACCAAGAGATACATGCTAATATTGATGTACGTCCTTTAAATATTTCTTGGCTTTTTTCATCCATTTATGCTAGTACCAAAGTAGCAAATAAGAACAATCTTTGGAGTAATATTGAAGGAATTTATAAGCATTATAAAGGACTTTGGCTTTTGGGAGGTGATTTTAATGATACTTTTTGCATGGATGATAAATTTGGGGGTAGAATAATTAACAGTAGACATAGTTCTCGTTTGTGGTCTACTGTTAATCATTGTAACCTTTTTGATCTTGGTTTTAAAGGTTATAAATATACGCGGTCTAACCACCGTAGAAAGTCTAACAAATTAATTATGGAACGTTTAGATATAATATTTGCTAACGATAATTGGATGAGTCTGTTCCCAAAAGCTATGGTTGTCCACCTTCCAAAAACCCACTCTGATCATAGCCCCTTATTACTCCAATTATTCCCTAACAATATTTTTCATAATGGTAAACCATTTAGACTTGAATCTATTTGCTGTAGGCATCCCGACTTTGTTAATATAGTTAGGACTAGTTGGCAAACAAATGATCTCCCTAAGGCTCAAcagattttcaaagaaaaaatcATTCCTTGGAAAAATGATACATTTGGTGATatctttaaaaagaaaaaaaaaatacttctggCACGCCTAGATGGGATTAAAAATTCACCAAAGTATCATACTAGTTCTTTCCTAATGAACTTGGAAACTACTCTTCAACATGAGTATAATGCCCTTTTAAAAATGGAAGAAGACTTTTGGAAGCTTCGTTCAAGAATTAGTTGGTGTAATGAAGGTGATGCTAATACTCGTTTCTTCCATAGTATGGATACCAATAGGAAACGTATTAACTCTATTATGTACTTTAAAGATGAGGAAGGTAATTGGATTACTGATGCTAAATCCATTTTAGAACACACTTTTAACTATTTTAATAATTCCTACAAGACTTCTAAAACTATTAGTAAGATGGcttcttttaaaaatcaaaagGACTCTTTCAAAACCAATAATTTAATCACCCTTGATAATCCTATGACAAAGGAAGAAATCAGAAAAGCTATTTTTTCATTCAAGCCCTTTAAAGCCCTGTGTCCGGATGGTATTCACCCTTTCTTTTATCAGAGATACTGGAATATAATGGGAGATTCAGTCATAAAATTTTGCCAAGATGCCTTTGAATAA